Proteins encoded within one genomic window of Thunnus albacares chromosome 13, fThuAlb1.1, whole genome shotgun sequence:
- the LOC122995770 gene encoding SLAIN motif-containing protein-like, whose product MELQDQVRSDWGHYFCNQPPVEFGTSANHHLFHGELLSSSVRSEGNSALIWTDTEPTRVKSCNGRSFAMDARIRLDHLKSRSNSPSPCCSMDGTLYNYQKDLWDGEMQEMQSVLDSVELLDLEDNVEDEESWLYEPPKKQEFAERSESALRWCRHVLDNPSPQMEAARHLLMNRLDQKSSTSSSHRLYRCPAVFDQTGNASGGSSMGKTSVNTHNNSDSLDNNELSISNDFITTSYRLQDITDVHIMARIQEASLRQDYVSTPAATSPRNPESQVKKKVDVDDFTPGNTTESSFSSCWQPRLSSPCQSPAPSAKQSCQSPKLARLHQQVTQFKLLKLAQNKASPPGRTRSPLRTSLRSLQAVRNSRSLDTDDCHPDDQITYPPPGESSARMGMSCWSSSPSAASMSSNVSLHSVRDSSVRLTAIKKLQRSQSLSPSRIPHRGHLSSHGRVFATHLLPQATTVAWGRDMPFTQR is encoded by the exons ATGGAACTCCAAGACCAAGTGAGGAGCGATTGGGGCCACTATTTTTGCAATCAGCCACCAGTGGAGTTTGGTACAAGTGCAAACCATCATCTTTTTCATGGTGAGTTGttaagcagctctgtgaggtcGGAGGGCAACTCAGCCCTCATCTGGACTGACACTGAACCAACAAGAGTCAAGAGTTGCAACGGCCGCTCATTCGCCATGGATGCTAGAATAAGACTAGATCATTTGAAGTCTAGGTCGAATTCACCGTCGCCTTGCTGTTCTATGGATGGGACGTTGTACAACTATCAAAAAGACCTCTGGGACGGTGAGATGCAAGAGATGCAGTCTGTTTTGGACTCTGTGGAGCTCCTTGACTTAGAAGacaatgtggaggatgaagAAAGCTG GTTATATGAGCCTCCAAAGAAGCAGGAGTTTGCGGAGAGATCCGAGTCTGCTCTCAGATGGTGTCGACATGTCCTGGATAACCCCAGTCCTCAGATGGAGGCAGCGCGTCATCTGCTAATGAACAGGCTGGATCAAA AATCAAGCACCTCCAGCAGCCATCGCCTCTACAGATGTCCTGCAGTTTTCGATCAAACTGGCAACGCGTCTGGAGGCTCTTCTATGGGCAAAAcatctgtcaacacacacaacaactcTGACAGTTTag ATAACAATGAGCTGAGCATCTCCAATGACTTCATAACCACAAGCTACAGACTGCAGGACATCACAGATGTCCACATTATGGCCCGTATACAGGAAGCCA GTTTACGACAGGATTATGTTTCCACGCCTGCCGCTACCTCACCCAGAAACCCTGAGtcacaagtgaaaaaaaaggttgatgTCGATGACTTCACTCCAGGAAATACAACCGAGAGCTCATTTTCCTCTTGTTGGCAGCCTCGCCTGTCATCCCCTTGCCAGTCACCAGCACCATCAGCTAAGCAGAGCTGCCAAAGTCCAAAACTGGCCAGACTTCACCAGCAAGTCACTCAGTTCAAGCTGCTGAAACTTGCTCAGAATAAAG CATCACCACCAGGCAGGACCAGGTCACCTCTGCGGACCAGCCTCCGCTCCCTCCAGGCTGTTAGAAACAGCCGAAGTTTAGACACCGATGACTGCCACCCTGATGATCAAATCACCTACCCTCCACCAG GTGAGTCCTCTGCCAGAATGGGGATGAGTTGCTGGTCGTCATCACCTTCTGCAGCATCTATGAGCTCCAATGTCTCATTGCACTCAGTGAGAGACTCCTCAGTCCGGTTGACGGCCATAAAGAAACTGCAGAGGTCTCAGTCTCTCAGCCCCAGCAGGATCCCTCACAGGGGACATCTGTCTTCTCATGGACGTGTTTTTGCCACACACCTTTTGCCCCAAGCTACCACTGTAGCTTGGGGCAGAGATATGCCATTCACCCAAAGATGA
- the LOC122995771 gene encoding lysophosphatidic acid receptor 6-like → MYNSTLKTDVSTLAVSMNCNKSDDFKYPLYSSVFSLVFVFGLLFNMVAMYIFGCTLKLRNETTTYMINLVVSDSLFVLSLPFRIVYFIKREWLFGSVLCKISVALFYTNMYGSILFLTCISIDRFLAIVHPFRSQAIRTKRNAKLACCTVWVMVLSGSIPTGFLLDTTSPKNVNSSTYYCFENYSRKQWKSELSKVVVFIETVGFIIPLLLNVFCSVMVLWTLKKPQTLTRGGNLNKAKILRMIIVHLLIFCFCFIPYNVNLIFYALVRSNVLQGCDAEYVVRTIYPIALCIAVTNCCFDPVIYYFTSETIQSSIKRKSTVWHKGTKLFDRLHGDSTQSSPSAVHKNLALRTLRSQILDNESTV, encoded by the coding sequence ATGTATAATAGCACCTTAAAAACTGATGTGAGCACCCTGGCTGTTTCCATGAACTGCAACAAGAGCGATGATTTCAAGTACCCTCTCTACAGCTCGGTTTTCAGCCTGGTGTTTGTTTTCGGACTTTTATTCAACATGGTGGCCATGTATATTTTTGGCTGCACACTGAAGCTGCGAAACGAGACAACCACATACATGATAAACCTTGTGGTTTCAGACTCTCTCTTTGTTCTCAGCCTGCCTTTTCGGATTGTTTACTTCATTAAACGTGAATGGCTGTTTGGAAGTGTGCTCTGCAAGATCTCTGTGGCCCTGTTCTACACCAACATGTACGgcagcatcctcttcctcacctgCATCAGCATTGACCGTTTTCTGGCCATTGTGCACCCGTTTCGGTCCCAGGCCATTCGTACTAAGAGGAATGCCAAACTGGCCTGCTGCACAGTGTGGGTGATGGTTCTTTCTGGAAGTATACCCACGGGTTTCCTACTGGACACTACTTCACCCAAAAATGTCAACTCCTCCACATACTACTGCTTTGAAAACTACTCTAGAAAACAGTGGAAGTCTGAGCTGTCCAAGGTGGTGGTGTTTATTGAGACTGTGGGCTTTATTATCCCATTGCTGCTAAATGTCTTCTGCTCCGTCATGGTGCTATGGACGCTGAAGAAACCCCAAACCCTCACCCGTGGAGGCAACCTCAACAAGGCTAAAATCTTGAGGATGATCATTGTGCATCTGCTCatcttctgcttctgtttcatcCCCTACAATGTCAATCTCATCTTCTACGCTCTGGTTCGCTCCAATGTCCTACAGGGATGCGATGCCGAATATGTGGTGAGAACCATCTACCCCATTGCTCTGTGCATAGCAGTGACCAACTGCTGCTTTGATCCGGTCATTTACTACTTCACTTCAGAGACCATTCAGAGCTCCATTAAACGCAAGTCCACAGTATGGCACAAAGGCACCAAACTTTTCGACAGACTACATGGGGATAGCACACAAAGCAGTCCAAGTGCAGTACACAAAAACCTGGCCCTGAGGACTTTGAGATCCCAAATCCTGGACAATGAGTCCACAGTCTAA
- the slc6a7 gene encoding sodium-dependent proline transporter gives MQDESGKAAPGSPANTAQNSLHLNGHTVTQNGHNQTATPALQPQSESPPPSRVPSPPVTVPREQWGGKYEFLLSCIGYCVGLGNVWRFPYLCYRNGGGVFLIPYFIMLFVTGVPLFLMELSLGQYGAAGPITVWKCCPLLKGIGIGMLCVSTLVCLYYNVIIAWTFYYLGSSFQSPLPWSCDAIANAALCNGTSVNSSTGKILSPTEHFWNERVLGVVNSKGLHDPGPVRWPLALCLLAAWIIIFLCMLKGIRSSGKVVYVTATFPYFVLIVLIIRGATLEGSLQGIAFYLTPEWSRLANAQVWNDAASQIFYSLGIGVGGLLSMASYNKFDNNVIRDTIIITTGNCSTSFFAGFAIFSILGHMAWRKGVPVGKVADTGPGLAFVAYPEALALLPGSVFWSILFFLMLFMLGIDTLFGNMEGITTAVLDEFPHLRANALHKSLFLGALCFCFYLMGLLLVTDGGIYWFTLIDSFSTSFGLIIITLFMCIGISFFYGVNQFCKDIIDMICHCPPWCTKVLLYFKACWVFFTPFLLLFILTYIFIEMYNTPLHYGSYVYPRWGKALGVCMGATCCLQILIWAIVAISKETGTLKDRFQKSIRPLNSWRVNNLNSTQRVEERVEPDRVEAPFTVTLTDMDFTAMRWDMGSEA, from the exons ATGCAGGACGAAAGCGGCAAAGCAGCACCCGGGAGCCCCGCAAACACAGCGCAG AATTCGCTACATTTGAACGGACATACTGTCACTCAAAATGGCCACAACCAAACAGCTACACCTGCACTGCAGCCGCAGTCTGAATCGCCACCCCCGAGTCGTGTGCCCAGTCCGCCCGTGACCGTCCCAAGGGAGCAGTGGGGTGGCAAGTACGAGTTCCTGCTCTCCTGTATCGGATACTGCGTGGGACTGGGCAACGTGTGGCGGTTCCCATACCTTTGTTACCGCAATGGAGGAG GTGTGTTTCTCATCCCCTACTTCATCATGCTGTTTGTTACGGGTGTCCCGCTCTTCCTCATGGAGCTGAGTTTAGGCCAGTACGGAGCAGCTGGACCAATCACTGTGTGGAAATGCTGCCCTCTACTCAAAG GTATCGGCATCGGGATGCTGTGTGTGTCCACGCTGGTGTGTCTCTACTATAATGTCATTATAGCGTGGACGTTTTACTACCTGGGCAGCTCATTCCAGAGCCCTCTGCCTTGGTCCTGTGATGCTATAGCCAACGCTGCTCTCTGTAACGGCACCTCTGTAAATAGCTCCACTGGTAAAATCCTCAGCCCCACAGAACACTTCTGGAA TGAGCGTGTGCTGGGTGTAGTAAACAGTAAGGGCCTTCATGACCCGGGCCCTGTTCGGTGGCCCTTGGCCCTCTGCCTCCTGGCAGCCTGGATCATCATCTTCCTGTGTATGCTCAAGGGCATCCGCAGCTCTGGCAAG GTGGTTTATGTAACAGCTACCTTCCCATACTTTGTACTCATCGTTTTGATCATCAGAGGTGCTACACTGGAGGGCTCTCTTCAGGGCATTGCTTTCTACCTCACACCAGAGTGGAGCCGATTAGCCAATGCACAG GTGTGGAACGATGCAGCCTCACAGATCTTCTACTCATTAGGTATTGGAGTTGGAGGGCTGCTTTCTATGGCCTCTTACAATAAGTTTGACAACAATGTCATCAG GGACACTATCATTATCACAACAGGAAACTGCAGCACCAGCTTCTTTGCAGGATTTGCTATTTTCTCAATTCTGGGTCACATGGCATGGAGGAAGGGAGTGCCTGTTGGGAAGGTGGCGGATACAG GTCCTGGGTTGGCCTTTGTTGCTTACCCAGAGGCCCTTGCTCTGCTGCCAGGCTCCGTGTTCTGGTCcattctcttcttcctcatgCTCTTCATGCTGGGGATAGATACACTG TTTGGCAACATGGAGGGCATCACTACTGCCGTGCTGGATGAGTTTCCGCATCTAAGAGCGAACGCGCTGCACAAGTCCTTGTTCCTGGGCGCTCTGTGTTTTTGCTTCTACCTGATGGGTCTCCTGTTAGTCActgat GGAGGGATTTACTGGTTCACTCTCATTGACTCCTTCAGCACTAGTTTCggcctcatcatcatcaccctcTTCATGTGCATTGGCATCTCCTTCTTCTATG GAGTCAACCAGTTTTGCAAAGACATCATTGACATGATCTGTCACTGCCCTCCCTGGTGCACCAAAGTGCTGCTTTACTTCAAAGCATGCTGGGTTTTCTTTACTCCGTTTCTTCTGCTG TTCATCCTGACCTACATCTTCATTGAGATGTACAACACGCCGCTGCACTACGGCTCCTATGTGTATCCACGGTGGGGCAAAGCGCTGGGGGTGTGCATGGGCGCGACCTGCTGTCTGCAGATCCTCATCTGGGCCATTGTGGCCATCAGCAAGGAAACTGGAACTCTGAAAGAT cgttTCCAGAAATCGATTCGACCTCTAAATTCCTGGAGGGTGAACAACTTGAACAGCACTCAGAGAGTGGAGGAGCGCGTGGAGCCAGACAGAGTGGAGGCTCCGTTCACTGTCACTCTCACAGACATGGACTTTACCGCGATGAGGTGGGACATGGGAAGCGAGGCGTGA
- the rb1 gene encoding retinoblastoma-associated protein isoform X2 has protein sequence MDAACFTFTQVLKAVGLNVKQFMALVRKLDVNLDTISTKVNSALSRLEKKYDVTLALYQRFEKICKKILVSDGKERETMRGCWTMFLLAKGRALQMEDDLVISFQLLLCTLELFIKRCPPDLLQPLYQSAISKVQSPPTRTSRRNQSKAKSRPPEPEMDVQLLETLCKENECNTEEVKNVYQTSFSAFLDSLDLSRSADFPQVNDFSQQYEEHYLKTRDFDGRLFFDGDETVLAPKVEIAQVERTPKKNLQEDDAVLIPPQTPIRAAMTSIQQLRVDLISSGDQPSTELATYFKNCTVDPTQDVLKRLETLGNAYSQRFGQAVGPRSTVLGMQRFALGVRLYYQVMEEMLKMEEKRLSVQNFSKLLNDSTFHTSLLACALEVVMATYGESSYKNHGGGVDSAETDLCFPWILDVFNLAAFDFYKVIESFIKADHTMSKDIVKHLETCENLIMERIAWRTGSPLFELLKQEHEGGAAEQVEAPASFSQPLQHNHTAADLYLSPVRPGLRVLPPESPSSQVAPQPQTQPASQAAGQTPRHTKSNSLSLFYKKLYRLAYTRLKMLCSYLLSSHPELEPIIWTLFQHTLQHEYELMRDRHLDQLMMSAMYAICKVKSVDLRFKTIVTAYKNMPNASQETFKHVLITEGHYDSIIVFYNQVFMQKLKTNILQYASTRPPTLSPIPQIPRSPYKFPNSPLRVPGSNNVYISPLKSARMSPGIMTPRSRMLVSIGESFGPSNRFQKINQMVNSSDRSFKRTLDLGSTPKPLKRLRFDVDGQDEADGSKSGGDSTLIQKLAEMSSTRSRMQEQKMKEDAESRKE, from the exons ATGGATGCCGCCTGTTTCACCTTTACTCAGGTTCTGAAAGCAGTCGGTCTGAA TGTAAAGCAGTTCATGGCTCTGGTGAGGAAGTTGGATGTGAACTTGGATACGATAAGCACCAAGGTGAATTCAGCACTCTCACGGCTGGAGAAGAAATATGATGTGACGCTGGCTCTCTACCAGAGGTTTGAGAA aatATGCAAGAAAATCTTGGTTTCTGATGGCAA GGAGAGGGAGACCATGCGGGGTTGCTGGACAATGTTTCTTTTGGCCAAAG GAAGGGCCTTGCAGATGGAGGATGACCTGGTCATATCATTCCAGTTGCTGCTTTGTACACTGGAGTTATTCATCAAGCGCTGCCCTCCAGACCTTCTGCAGCCTCTATACC AATCAGCCATCAGCAAAGTTCAGAGCCCTCCGACACGAACATCTCGTCGCAACCAGAGCAAAGCCAAATCTCGACCTCCCGAGCCAGAGATGGATGTGCAGCTTCTCGAAACCTTATGCAAAGAGAATGAATGCAATACTGAAGAG GTGAAGAATGTATATCAGACCAGTTTCTCTGCTTTCCTGGACTCATTGGATCTTTCAAGATCTGCAGATTTTCCTCAG GTGAATGACTTCAGCCAACAATATGAAGAGCACTACCTCAAGACTCGAGACTTTGATGGACGGCTGTTTTTTGACGGAGATGAGACCGTTCTTGCACCTAAAGTCGAAAt AGCGCAGGTAGAGAGAACGCCAAAGAAGAACCTGCAAGAAGACGATGCTGTACTCATCCCTCCCCAGACGCCAATCAG AGCTGCCATGACCTCCATTCAGCAGTTGAGGGTTGATCTCATCTCCAGTGGGGACCAGCCATCTACTGAACTGGCTACGTATTTCAAA AATTGCACCGTGGACCCCACGCAGGACGTGCTGAAGCGTTTGGAGACTCTCGGAAACGCGTACAGCCAGAGGTTTGGTCAGGCAGTCGGCCCGCGGAGTACTGTACTTGGCATGCAG AGATTTGCTCTCGGTGTCAGGCTGTATTACCAAGTCATGGAGGAAATGCTCAAAATG GAAGAGAAGCGACTGTCTGTGCAGAATTTCag TAAACTCCTCAATGACTCCACATTCCACACATCACTTTTGGCCTGCGCCTTGGAGGTGGTCATGGCAACATATGGAG AGAGCAGTTATAAGAACCATGGAGGTGGTGTTGACTCAGCTGAGACAGACCTGTGTTTCCCCTGGATACTGGATGTGTTCAACCTCGCCGCCTTTGACTTCTACAAAGTCATCGAGAGCTTCATCAAGGCTGACCACACCATGAGCAAAGATATCGTCAAACATCTGGAGACCTGCGAGAACCTCATCATGGAGAGGATTGCATGGAGGACG GGCTCGCCTCTGTTTGAGCTGCTGAAACAGGAGCATGAGGGCGGCGCAGCAGAACAGGTGGAGGCCCCAGCCAGTTTCAGCCAACCACTGCAGCACAACCACACCGCAGCTGACCT ATATCTGTCCCCTGTGCGTCCGGGCCTTCGTGTCTTGCCTCCCGAGTCCCCCAGCTCTCAAGTTGCCCCTCAGCCTCAGACCCAACCGGCCTCCCAGGCTGCCGGCCAGACTCCCCGACACACAAAGTCCAACTCTCTTAGCCTCTTCTATAAAAAAT TGTACCGCCTGGCCTACACAAGGCTGAAGATGCTCTGCTCCTACCTGCTGTCCTCCCACCCTGAACTGGAGCCCATCATATGGACCCTGTTCCAGCACACTCTGCAGCACGAATATGAGCTGATGAGAGACCGTCACCTCGACCAG TTGATGATGTCAGCCATGTACGCCATATGTAAAGTGAAAAGTGTTGATCTGCGCTTCAAGACCATTGTCACGGCATACAAGAACATGCCCAACGCCAGCCAAGAG ACCTTTAAGCACGTGTTGATCACTGAGGGCCACTATGACTCCATCATCGTCTTCTACAACCAGGTCTTCATGCAGAAGTTGAAAACCAACATCCTGCAGTATGCGTCCACCAGG ccACCTACCCTCTCTCCAATCCCACAAATACCACGCAGCCCTTATAAATTCCCCAATTCACCTCTACGTGTGCCCGGGAGCAACAACGTGTACATCTCCCCTCTGAAGAGCGCACGCATGTCCCCGGGTATCATGACTCCTCGCTCCAG AATGCTGGTATCCATCGGTGAATCTTTCGGA ccGTCTAATAGGTTCCAGAAGATCAACCAGATGGTCAACAGCAGCGATCGCTCTTTTAAGAGGACTCTGGATCTGGGCTCCACTCCAAAGCCTCTGAAGAGGTTACGATTCGATGTGGACGGGCAAGATGAAGCTGACGGCAG caaaTCTGGTGGAGATTCTACACTGATACAGAAGCTTGCAGAGATGA gCTCCACCCGGAGTCGCATGCAGGAGCAGAAGATGAAGGAGGACGCAGAATCAAGAAAGGAGTAA
- the LOC122995772 gene encoding lysophosphatidic acid receptor 6-like has translation MELWNMTDDPAKLYSPLSNCTVDTSYRFTFYQVSYSIIFLLGLATNSLALRRLCLSPCTMNSTAVYLISLSAADMFFVISLPLRIYYYHQKARALSSKTADSSIWTPEVAYCQLTFTLKYISLYGGIFFLVCIAVDRYFAVVHPLASTLRRLRVAQLVSGGIWCLVLGLSVSLPLLRSAAARQHQPCLLDPTSRRHRTIILAALGIVLGSFLLPTVLLLYSYCRVLSVLRQPRHRSRSQRRSRQHTLTVIYWVLAVFLLCFVPYHINLLGYTLTHVGLLPNCGLAKVTKAMHPVVLSLASSNCCLNPLIYYFSSSLVHKEAPGGGGSGSQ, from the coding sequence ATGGAGCTGTGGAACATGACTGATGATCCAGCCAAGCTGTACTCACCTCTGTCTAACTGCACTGTGGACACCAGCTACCGCTTCACCTTCTATCAAGTGTCCTACAGTATCATCTTCCTGCTGGGTTTGGCCACCAACAGCCTGGCTCTGCGCAGACTGTGTCTATCTCCCTGCACCATGAACAGCACAGCCGTCTACCTCATCAGTCTGTCAGCTGCcgacatgttttttgtgatctcTCTTCCCCTGAGGATCTACTACTACCACCAAAAGGCCCGAGCCTTGTCCTCCAAGACAGCAGACTCGTCCATTTGGACTCCTGAGGTGGCGTACTGCCAGCTCACTTTCACCCTCAAATACATCAGTCTGTATGGAGGCATCTTCTTCCTGGTTTGTATCGCTGTGGATCGTTACTTTGCTGTAGTGCACCCGCTGGCATCGACACTCCGCAGGCTGCGTGTTGCGCAGCTTGTCAGTGGTGGGATCTGGTGCTTGGTGTTGGGGCTCAGTGTGAGTCTGCCTCTGCTGCGCTCTGCAGCTGCCCGCCAACACCAGCCCTGTCTACTGGACCCTACCTCGCGACGCCACCGCACCATCATCCTGGCAGCCCTGGGCATAGTGCTGGGTTCGTTTCTGCTGCCCACTGTGCTGCTTCTCTACAGCTACTGCCGAGTGCTGAGCGTGCTTCGCCAGCCGAGACACCGCTCTCGCAGCCAGCGCCGCAGCCGCCAGCACACTCTCACGGTTATTTACTGGGTGCTGGCTGTCTTCCTGCTGTGCTTTGTCCCCTATCACATCAACCTGCTGGGATACACTCTCACACATGTGGGGCTGCTGCCCAACTGTGGCCTTGCCAAGGTGACCAAGGCTATGCATCCCGTGGTGCTGTCACTAGCCAGCTCCAACTGCTGCCTCAACCCACTAATCTACTACTTCTCCAGCAGCCTGGTGCACAAAGAGGCTCCCGGTGGTGGAGGCAGTGGCAGCCAGTGA
- the rb1 gene encoding retinoblastoma-associated protein isoform X1 produces the protein MPPKKRNTGTTQSKELKPGAESSSTDKKESPDLSVKKHRDKDAEFVTLCKSLHVTDLVCDRAWTLWKTVQESLDEITDSQKRLWGACLFVTVTDMDAACFTFTQVLKAVGLNVKQFMALVRKLDVNLDTISTKVNSALSRLEKKYDVTLALYQRFEKICKKILVSDGKERETMRGCWTMFLLAKGRALQMEDDLVISFQLLLCTLELFIKRCPPDLLQPLYQSAISKVQSPPTRTSRRNQSKAKSRPPEPEMDVQLLETLCKENECNTEEVKNVYQTSFSAFLDSLDLSRSADFPQVNDFSQQYEEHYLKTRDFDGRLFFDGDETVLAPKVEIAQVERTPKKNLQEDDAVLIPPQTPIRAAMTSIQQLRVDLISSGDQPSTELATYFKNCTVDPTQDVLKRLETLGNAYSQRFGQAVGPRSTVLGMQRFALGVRLYYQVMEEMLKMEEKRLSVQNFSKLLNDSTFHTSLLACALEVVMATYGESSYKNHGGGVDSAETDLCFPWILDVFNLAAFDFYKVIESFIKADHTMSKDIVKHLETCENLIMERIAWRTGSPLFELLKQEHEGGAAEQVEAPASFSQPLQHNHTAADLYLSPVRPGLRVLPPESPSSQVAPQPQTQPASQAAGQTPRHTKSNSLSLFYKKLYRLAYTRLKMLCSYLLSSHPELEPIIWTLFQHTLQHEYELMRDRHLDQLMMSAMYAICKVKSVDLRFKTIVTAYKNMPNASQETFKHVLITEGHYDSIIVFYNQVFMQKLKTNILQYASTRPPTLSPIPQIPRSPYKFPNSPLRVPGSNNVYISPLKSARMSPGIMTPRSRMLVSIGESFGPSNRFQKINQMVNSSDRSFKRTLDLGSTPKPLKRLRFDVDGQDEADGSKSGGDSTLIQKLAEMSSTRSRMQEQKMKEDAESRKE, from the exons ATGCCACCTAAAAAGCGCAACACCGGGACGACACAGAGCAAGGAGCTGAAACCCGGTGCTGAAAGTTCCTCAACAGACAAGAAAGAGAGTCCAGACTTATCTGTTAAAAA ACACCGAGACAAGGATGCTGAGTTTGTTACCCTGTGCAAGAGCCTTCATGTGACAGACCTAGTGTGTGACCGTGCCTGGACGCTGTGGAAAACTGTGCAGGAGTCCCTGGATGAAAtcact GACAGTCAGAAAAGGCTGTGGGGTGCTTGTCTGTTTGTGACTGTGACGGACATGGATGCCGCCTGTTTCACCTTTACTCAGGTTCTGAAAGCAGTCGGTCTGAA TGTAAAGCAGTTCATGGCTCTGGTGAGGAAGTTGGATGTGAACTTGGATACGATAAGCACCAAGGTGAATTCAGCACTCTCACGGCTGGAGAAGAAATATGATGTGACGCTGGCTCTCTACCAGAGGTTTGAGAA aatATGCAAGAAAATCTTGGTTTCTGATGGCAA GGAGAGGGAGACCATGCGGGGTTGCTGGACAATGTTTCTTTTGGCCAAAG GAAGGGCCTTGCAGATGGAGGATGACCTGGTCATATCATTCCAGTTGCTGCTTTGTACACTGGAGTTATTCATCAAGCGCTGCCCTCCAGACCTTCTGCAGCCTCTATACC AATCAGCCATCAGCAAAGTTCAGAGCCCTCCGACACGAACATCTCGTCGCAACCAGAGCAAAGCCAAATCTCGACCTCCCGAGCCAGAGATGGATGTGCAGCTTCTCGAAACCTTATGCAAAGAGAATGAATGCAATACTGAAGAG GTGAAGAATGTATATCAGACCAGTTTCTCTGCTTTCCTGGACTCATTGGATCTTTCAAGATCTGCAGATTTTCCTCAG GTGAATGACTTCAGCCAACAATATGAAGAGCACTACCTCAAGACTCGAGACTTTGATGGACGGCTGTTTTTTGACGGAGATGAGACCGTTCTTGCACCTAAAGTCGAAAt AGCGCAGGTAGAGAGAACGCCAAAGAAGAACCTGCAAGAAGACGATGCTGTACTCATCCCTCCCCAGACGCCAATCAG AGCTGCCATGACCTCCATTCAGCAGTTGAGGGTTGATCTCATCTCCAGTGGGGACCAGCCATCTACTGAACTGGCTACGTATTTCAAA AATTGCACCGTGGACCCCACGCAGGACGTGCTGAAGCGTTTGGAGACTCTCGGAAACGCGTACAGCCAGAGGTTTGGTCAGGCAGTCGGCCCGCGGAGTACTGTACTTGGCATGCAG AGATTTGCTCTCGGTGTCAGGCTGTATTACCAAGTCATGGAGGAAATGCTCAAAATG GAAGAGAAGCGACTGTCTGTGCAGAATTTCag TAAACTCCTCAATGACTCCACATTCCACACATCACTTTTGGCCTGCGCCTTGGAGGTGGTCATGGCAACATATGGAG AGAGCAGTTATAAGAACCATGGAGGTGGTGTTGACTCAGCTGAGACAGACCTGTGTTTCCCCTGGATACTGGATGTGTTCAACCTCGCCGCCTTTGACTTCTACAAAGTCATCGAGAGCTTCATCAAGGCTGACCACACCATGAGCAAAGATATCGTCAAACATCTGGAGACCTGCGAGAACCTCATCATGGAGAGGATTGCATGGAGGACG GGCTCGCCTCTGTTTGAGCTGCTGAAACAGGAGCATGAGGGCGGCGCAGCAGAACAGGTGGAGGCCCCAGCCAGTTTCAGCCAACCACTGCAGCACAACCACACCGCAGCTGACCT ATATCTGTCCCCTGTGCGTCCGGGCCTTCGTGTCTTGCCTCCCGAGTCCCCCAGCTCTCAAGTTGCCCCTCAGCCTCAGACCCAACCGGCCTCCCAGGCTGCCGGCCAGACTCCCCGACACACAAAGTCCAACTCTCTTAGCCTCTTCTATAAAAAAT TGTACCGCCTGGCCTACACAAGGCTGAAGATGCTCTGCTCCTACCTGCTGTCCTCCCACCCTGAACTGGAGCCCATCATATGGACCCTGTTCCAGCACACTCTGCAGCACGAATATGAGCTGATGAGAGACCGTCACCTCGACCAG TTGATGATGTCAGCCATGTACGCCATATGTAAAGTGAAAAGTGTTGATCTGCGCTTCAAGACCATTGTCACGGCATACAAGAACATGCCCAACGCCAGCCAAGAG ACCTTTAAGCACGTGTTGATCACTGAGGGCCACTATGACTCCATCATCGTCTTCTACAACCAGGTCTTCATGCAGAAGTTGAAAACCAACATCCTGCAGTATGCGTCCACCAGG ccACCTACCCTCTCTCCAATCCCACAAATACCACGCAGCCCTTATAAATTCCCCAATTCACCTCTACGTGTGCCCGGGAGCAACAACGTGTACATCTCCCCTCTGAAGAGCGCACGCATGTCCCCGGGTATCATGACTCCTCGCTCCAG AATGCTGGTATCCATCGGTGAATCTTTCGGA ccGTCTAATAGGTTCCAGAAGATCAACCAGATGGTCAACAGCAGCGATCGCTCTTTTAAGAGGACTCTGGATCTGGGCTCCACTCCAAAGCCTCTGAAGAGGTTACGATTCGATGTGGACGGGCAAGATGAAGCTGACGGCAG caaaTCTGGTGGAGATTCTACACTGATACAGAAGCTTGCAGAGATGA gCTCCACCCGGAGTCGCATGCAGGAGCAGAAGATGAAGGAGGACGCAGAATCAAGAAAGGAGTAA